The Chitinophagales bacterium region GGCAAATACACACCAAACACGCACAAGGTGAACCTTCCATTACAGGACCAAATCAAATTAGCATAATTGATTACCCGCCTCAAAACTTTACATACGTTACAGAACCCCAATTACAACAAAGCTATTACCAAGCCGGACAACCCATGCGCCCCATGCCCGGTGTGGAGCAACTTATACAACAAGATATTGTGCCTTGGTGCATGCGCAACGGCTATAGTTTTGTAAAGCACTACGAAGTACCGGAAATTACCAAAGCCGATAAATGGTACAACGACCAACTCTACAAAGCCGTGCCATGCCAAAATGAAGTTATGGCAATAGGCACCGAGTGGAAAAAAGACAATGGCACGCCATACTTCTTACTCATGCACCTAATGGTAAGCACCAGTGCACAAATGCAAAACTGGAGCTATTGGCTATCGGGTTTAACAGCCAAAACCACCCACTTCGAATCAGCCAAAAAACAACTAATCTTTAGCTTAGCAAATGTGCGTTATGCTTTAGAACCCATTGCGGCATACAACCAACGCGAAGCACAAAAAGCAGGGCAAAGTTGGGCAGCACACAATCAACGCATGGCACAGAACCAAGCAGCATTCGAAGCGCAGCAGCGTGCCTTTGTAAATAAAAGCAATGCCATAAACGATGCCATTATGAACGGTTGGCGCGAACGCAACGCCAGCAGCGACCGCCAACACGAACAATTTATTGATGCCATTACAGAAAAAACCAAAGTAACCAACACTGCCACTGGGCAAACCTATAAAGTGCAAAGCGGCTATAATCAATACTGGATGAACAACAACGGAGAATACATAAGCACCAACCAATACGACTATAATCCCAACTTAGACGATGCCATGAACAACCAACAATGGGAAGAACTAAAAGAAACAAAATACTAACACCTATATTTGACAAACAGCAAACGCTATATTACTTTGCAAACACCTTAAAAGCCCAAAATAAATTCGGCTGAAAAGACTTTATAGCGTATGCTTGCAGCTCAAATTTGTATGCCAAAGAAGAAATCCGATTCGTTTCACCGTTTCTTTCCTGCCAAACTATTGTTGTTTGGCGAGCACACCGTAAACAAAGGTTCGGCAGGCTTAGCCATTCCCACCAATTTGTTTGAAGGCTTCTTTAAAACCACAGACCAACTGGTAGGCAAAACCGCAGCATCCAACCAATCGCTGGAGCTACTCGCCAACTATATTATTTTTCATCCTAAGCTATCTAAACACATAGATACCAACCGCCTGCTAAGCGATATTGAAAATGGGCTATACTTCGATTCCACCATTCCGCAAGGCTATGGGTTGGGCAGTTCCGGTGCATTGGCTGCCGGCATTTTGCACAATTATGGTGCCGATATAAACCGAAGCAACTTTAGTGCCACCAAAGAAATTTTGGCAGATATAGAAAGCTATTTTCACGGCAAAAGTTCCGGATTAGATGCCTTGGTGAGTTTCTTAAACACACCGGTTTACATTACAAAAGATAAAACTATACAAGCAACCGTACCCAATTTTTCAAAAATTCCCCTAAAATTTTTCTTGCTGAATACAGGAAAACCACGCAATACAGCTACTTACGTAAACTTGTTTCTAAAAAAAATCGAGCATCCTGCCTTCAACAAGCAGGTTGAAACATGCTTAGTACCCAACGTAAATCTGTGTATAGATTCTTTTATGAAAAACGATTCGGCAACCTTGTTTAAATCATTTGGCATTTTATCGCAACACCAAATAAATTTACTACCCGATTTTATTCCCGAAAACTTACACACTCTTTGGCGCGAAGGTTTAAAGAACAAGCATTTTTACTTAAAAATTTGCGGTGCAGGTGGCGGAGGTTTTATGCTGGGTGTTTGCTTGCCCGATATTGCTCCCGAGCTTATTTTTAAATCGCACCAAATAATGCTATTGTAAGTTACCAAAGCATACCCATCACCATACATACACCGATAAACTACACTGTGTAAAAACAAAATTTTATGCAGGTTTGCACCCGTGAAATTCATTAACTTTTGGGGTACTTGGGTTGTACTGTGGCTGCTGAGTTTATTAGCTTTTTCTGGAGCTTGGAATAGCGGCTTGGTATTCGATTGCGTAGAATGGTACAACACTATTTCCCAATTGGGCTGGAAAGGATTTACAGTTAATTTCAACGATCTTGCTGTGCGCTATTTTTTCGATTTGGTAAGCCTTATCGTAATATCGCTGTTTAAAACCAACCTACTCCCCTATTTTATTTTATATACCTTTTTACACGCCACTGCTGCCTTTCAAATATACCTTTTGGGAAAGCTTTTGATAGACAAAACCCATTTCCCTACAATTGGTACAGTTGCATTTATTGCCGCCTTGCTTTTTGTAGTATCGCCTTACACAACCGAAACGGTGATATGGAAAGTGGGGCTTATTTATTTACTGGCAACCAACCAAATTCTACTACTGCTGCAAACAGCCGTTTGCTACTTTAAAACCTTGCAGCGCAAATACATAGCATACTACTTTTTAACTTTAATTACAGCACTGCTTACGCATGAAATTGCTATGTTCTTTCCCTTCTTAATTGGCATACTAGGCTGGAAAATGTATTACCAACAACAGCGTATTACAAGCATAAAACCCATAGCTGTATTGGTACTTCCTAGTTTAATTGCCATTGGTGCTTACCTTTTACTCAACCAATTGGTAATGGGCATGTGGCTGGGGCACTACGGTGCTAAAACGCATTTTAATTTTAATCCTGTACTGCTGGCAAGTACCTTTAATAAATACCTGTTTAAGTTTGCATTTCTATCGCAGCTATGGAAACAAGACTATAAACTATGGCTCTATCACTTACTCGAAAAGGGCAGCGTAGCGTATGCTTCACTTTTTATATACAGTGCAGCAGCCATATTTCTATTTTTTAAAAAGCTATCGCCATTCCACAGTTTATTGGTGTGCCTTGCATCCTTTTTTGCCCTACTTATTGCTCCGGTACTCAACTTATACTTTTTAGATTGGATGCCCATACATGGCGATAGGCTTGGCTATGCAGCCTCTGCCTTCTTTTACCTGTTATGGGTGAGCCTGCTATGGTATTTTTTTAAAGAAGCCGGATTACTTGCCGCCACCGTTTTGTTTATACTCCAACTAAACGGACTGCAACAGATTTTAGCAAGTTGGCACACAGCCGAAAATATTCTTACCCACATCCACCAATCGCTTACACCTGCTGCCAACAAAAATTATGTATTGCTTGCCGCTGCCGATAACTATAAAGGAGCCTATATGTTTCGCTGCCGGAGCGAGGTACCTTTTGCCGCCACTTTACAACTTAGAACCGGAAAAAATATTGCCGATAAGTGTGTAGAAGTTTTAAAGTTTAATATGGCAAACACATTGGCAGGTGTGGCTATCGAAAAAATATCGGAGCACGAACTAAAAATGTACTTTACACAAGATGGCAGTTGGTGGTGGCGCAATGGGCAAGGAGCCGAGAACTTTGAAACTGCCGATTTTAGCGCTACCATAAAAGACAATGTTGCCTATATCAATTTCAAAAACAAAAAGCCCAATACCGTTTACCTATATCAACAAGGAAATATGCTTAAAGTATTAGATGACTTTTAAAAGTTTTCCTTGGGGCTAACCAATAAAATTTTACTTTCGGAAACAAAACCTGTAAATGGATTTTGAAGAAATTCTAAATCATTTTGATGCAATTGAAGGCGATATAAAAGCCGAGAGTATTTTTGCGGTATTAGAGCGAAATGGCTTTAATTCCGAACACTTTATCACGCGCAACAAAAGCACCTTTAACCGCCCAAACGGCAAAGATATTGCTCATGTTTATTTCGATGAATCTTCTAAAATTGAAGATTTCCTTTCGGTAGAACTCAACCGAAACGGACTATATGATTACCTCCCCGAGGGCCTCTTTCACCAGCAAACCGACTCCATTAGCCGCCAAACCAAAGTAGATGAATGGGTAAAACAAGCGCGCCACAATAAAGTGATAGAAGACGACTCGCGTAAGTTTTTTTTACCCGTGGAGCACGAGGTTTTTCTTTCGCGTTTAGGGCTAGAAGATAAAGAAGTGAGCATACTCGAAAGCATGCAAAAACAAGATGCAGGTAACTTGCTTTTTGCTTTTTGGGGTTTAAAATATTCGCACAATGTAAAAGGACTAAACCTGCTGGTTTACCTATTGCCTATGCTCGAAAAAATTATCGGGAATTTACAATTAACCGAAGCCTGCTACGAAATAATTTTAGGCGAAAAAGTACGCATACAAAAATCGTACTTACCCAAAAATGCCATAAAAGTGGCAGAACCTTTTACATTAAACAGTTCATTTTTGGGGCAAAACACCGTTATTGGAAACAGCACTCCATCTGCATTTCCCACACTTACTTTTACCATTGGGCCACTCGAAAAATTTTCACTTTCAGATTACTTACAAAAAGGCACACTACACCAAACACTGCAACTGCTCCACAGCTATTTTGTACCTGTAGAAGCCGATATC contains the following coding sequences:
- a CDS encoding type VI secretion system baseplate subunit TssG, whose amino-acid sequence is MDFEEILNHFDAIEGDIKAESIFAVLERNGFNSEHFITRNKSTFNRPNGKDIAHVYFDESSKIEDFLSVELNRNGLYDYLPEGLFHQQTDSISRQTKVDEWVKQARHNKVIEDDSRKFFLPVEHEVFLSRLGLEDKEVSILESMQKQDAGNLLFAFWGLKYSHNVKGLNLLVYLLPMLEKIIGNLQLTEACYEIILGEKVRIQKSYLPKNAIKVAEPFTLNSSFLGQNTVIGNSTPSAFPTLTFTIGPLEKFSLSDYLQKGTLHQTLQLLHSYFVPVEADIEEEIIPNEDEKTFALGEKNENCRLGFICIS